A genomic window from Myotis daubentonii chromosome 4, mMyoDau2.1, whole genome shotgun sequence includes:
- the NPRL3 gene encoding GATOR1 complex protein NPRL3 isoform X4, whose protein sequence is MILFNVVFALRANADPSVINCLHNLSRRIATVLQHEERRCQYLTREAKLILALQDEVSAVADANDGPQSPFHHILPKCKLARDLKEAYDSLCTSGVVRLHINSWLEVSFCLPHKIHYAAASLIPPEAIERSLKAIRPYHALLLLSDEKSLLAELPLDCSPALVRVIKTTSAVKNLQQLAQDADLALLQVFQLAAHLVYWGKAIIIYPLCENNVYMLSPNASVCLYSPLAEQFSHQFPSHDLPSVLAKFSLPVSLSEFRNPLAPPVQETQLIQMVVWMLQHRLLVQLHTYVCLMASPSQDEPRLREDEVPFTARVSGRSLSTPNALSFGSPTSSDDMTLTSPSMDNSSAELLPSGDSPLNKRMTENLLASLSEHERAAILSVPAAQNPEDLRMFARLLQYFRGRHHLEEIMYNENTRRSQLLMLFDKFRSVLVVTTHEDPVIAVFQALLT, encoded by the exons GCCAACGCGGATCCCTCGGTGATCAACTGCCTGCACAACCTTTCCCGACGAATCGCCACCGTGCTGCAGCACGAGGAGCGCCGCTGCCAGTACCTCACTCGGGAGGCCAAGCTGATCCTCGCGCTGCAGGACGAGGTGTCTGCTGTGGCCGATG CAAATGATGGTCCACAGTCTCCGTTCCATCACATCCTGCCCAAGTGCAAGCTGGCCAGGGACCTCAAGGAAGCTTACGACAG CTTGTGTACGTCCGGCGTGGTGCGGCTGCACATCAACAGCTGGCTGGAGGTGAGCTTCTGCCTGCCCCACAAGATCCACTACGCTGCTGCGAGCCTCATCCCCCCTGAAGCCATCGAGCGGAGCCTGAAGGCCATTCG CCCGTACCATGCCCTGCTGCTGCTCAGTGACGAGAAGTCCCTGCTGGCTGAGCTCCCACTCGACTGCTCCCCGGCCCTGGTGCGTGTGATCAAGACCACGTCTGCCGTGAAGAACCTGCAGCAGCTGGCCCAGGATGCAGACCTGGCCTTGCTGCAG GTTTTCCAGCTTGCAGCCCACCTGGTGTACTGGGGCAAGGCCATCATCATCTACCCGCTGTGTGAGAACAACGTCTACATGCTCTCTCCCAACGCCAGCGTGTGTCT GTACTCGCCACTGGCTGAGCAGTTCTCCCACCAGTTCCCGTCTCATGACCTGCCGTCTGTCCTTGCTAAGTTCTCCTTGCCCGTCTCCTTGTCAGAATTTAGGAACCCCCTGGCCCCCCCTGTGCAGGAG ACCCAGCTCATTCAGATGGTGGTGTGGATGCTGCAGCACAGGCTCCTGGTCCAGCTGCACACCTACGTGTGCCTGATGGCCTCACCCAGCCAGGACGAGCCCCGCCTGCGCGAGGACGAGGTCCCCTTCACTGCCAGGGTCAGCGGCCGCAGCCTCAGCACACCCAACGCCCTCAGCTTTGGCTCCCCAA CCAGCAGTGACGACATGACGCTCACCAGCCCCAGCATGGACAACTCCAGCGCAGAGCTTCTCCCCAGCGGAGACTCCCCGCTGAACAAGAGGATGACAGAGAACCTGCTGGCCAGCCTGTCCGAGCACGAGCGGGCAGCCATCCTCAGTGTGCCTGCAGCCCAGAACCCCGAGGACCTCCGCATGTTTGCCAG gctgctGCAGTACTTCCGTGGCCGCCACCACCTGGAGGAGATCATGTACAATGAGAACACCAGGCGCTCGCAGCTGCTCATGCTCTTCGACAAGTTCCGCAGCGTGCTGGTGGTGACCACCCACGAGGACCCAGTCATTGCCGTCTTCCAGGCCCTGCTGACGTGA